The following are from one region of the Mustela lutreola isolate mMusLut2 chromosome 7, mMusLut2.pri, whole genome shotgun sequence genome:
- the CLMN gene encoding calmin isoform X3, which yields MLRSQEVAWTTWRRCPGSKRKGSRQLLPGRVERENVQKRTFTRWVNLHLEKCNPPLEVKDLFVDIQDGKILMALLEVLSGRNLLQEYKASSHRIFRLNNIAKALKFLEDSNVKLVSIDAAEIADGNPSLVLGLIWNIILFFQIKELTGNLSRNSPSSSLSPGSGGTDSDSSFPPTPTAERSLAVAVKDQRKAIRTLLAWVQRKTRKYGVAVQDFAGSWRSGMAFLAVIKAIDPSLVDMKQALEDSMRENLEKAFSIAHEALHIPRLLEPEDIMVDTPDEQSIVTYVAQFLEHFPELEAEDFMDSDKEAPIESTFVRIKETPSEQESTVLLLTENGERAYTVNHEASQPPPSKVFVCDKPESEKECFLSGVSSHALSDSSPEFTPQIIDQALQGVPGKASSTNDPPPESSILSSRKDSRRSNSLPIKKTVHFEADTYKDASCSKDPFYSQDLRFEGSPRGTKDSLPKQDGYILAVETAEEKPKQEVPKGSEAASDESPGDISLVDGKINHLQTAQSSPSWNGEPEGAASPREESCPLSPFGDNTVMADSLEIKVKLLTVEAMSNEDYYEDVPLKASTFNNDLIDFASTSQAFKEVPWPHEKKPAEDEVLENQSEKLGKRRSKSAHQRKGSDESPERPSKLEPHKDPRQEDQSHSLAPGEAPADKKPEVYEKPKRKSTRRHLDEDEGEVVGLQGPEGEAPSEPPSSSVSLETLHSRSEVGLDFKPSPPLSKVSVIPHELFYYPHYEVPLAAVLEAYAEGAEDLKNEDLDLEEPDGYLCDVAARDEAEEAEEVEETEEAEEAEEAEVSQSSCSFSGLGEDVPEASFPAVPCPTGGVENTRLTSEPADLSPPDDHQQGEAEDSSHVENQQKSEHLNHQTLESILGGLEVQETKSQEFGNQGNLANSLEENVMGETISSKKKEKRKHVDHVESSIFIAPGSVRSSEDLEEDPGDHKVLSRTSHSDSSIYIRRHTNRSLESDHVSYVQLRNAADLDDRRNRTLTRYNTQKLTELILQFYGIRADMKREYKHARMSMKVFLAVRELDDLVRSC from the exons TCGAAAGGGAAAATGTGCAGAAGAGGACCTTCACGCGTTGGGTAAACCTGCATCTAGAGAAG TGCAACCCACCTCTAGAAGTTAAAGATTTATTCGTTGATATACAAGATGGCAAAATCCTAATGGCTTTGTTAGAAGTCCTGTCTGGGCGAAATCTG CTGCAGGAGTACAAAGCCTCATCCCACCGCATTTTCCGGTTGAACAACATAGCGAAAGCGCTTAAGTTTTTGGAAGATAGCAAC GTTAAACTGGTTAGCATCGACGCAGCAGAAATAGCAGACGGCAACCCCTCTCTGGTTCTTGGGCTGATATGGAACATAATCCTCTTTTTCCAG ATTAAGGAGCTCACGGGCAATCTCAGCAGAAACTCTCCATCTTCCAGCCTGTCGCCTGGCTCGGGGGGCACAGACTCCGACTCTTCCTTCCCACCCACGCCCACCGCAGAGAGGAGCCTAGCGGTAGCAGTGAAGGATCAGAGGAAGGCCATCAGGACCCTGCTGGCATGGGTGCAGAGGAAGACAAGGAA GTATGGCGTGGCGGTGCAGGACTTTGCCGGCAGCTGGAGAAGCGGGATGGCCTTCCTGGCAGTGATCAAGGCCATCGACCCCAGCCTGGTGGACATGAAGCAGGCCCTGGAAGACTCCATGCGGGAGAACCTGGAGAAGGCTTTCAGCATCGCACATGAGGCCCTCCACATCCCCAGGCTCCTGGAGCCAGAAG ACATCATGGTTGACACGCCAGACGAGCAGTCTATCGTGACTTACGTGGCACAGTTTCTGGAACATTTCCCGGAGCTGGAGGCC GAAGATTTCATGGATTCAGATAAAGAAGCCCCTATCGAATCCACCTTTGTCCGCATCAAAGAAACTCCCTCTGAACAGGAGAGCACAGTGCTCCTTCTGACTGAAAACGGGGAGCGAGCCTACACTGTTAACCATGAAGCCAGCCAACCACCACCCTCCAAAGTCTTTGTCTGTGACAAGCCCGAGAGCGAGAAAGAATGCTTCCTCAGTGGTGTGTCCAGCCATGCACTGTCAGACAGCTCCCCCGAGTTCACGCCCCAGATCATCGACCAGGCCCTCCAAGGGGTCCCAGGTAAGGCCAGCAGCACCAATGACCCACCTCCAGAATCTTCCATTTTATCATCCAGAAAGGACAGCCGGAGGTCCAACTCTTTACCCATCAAGAAAACTGTGCACTTCGAGGCTGACACCTACAAGGATGCTTCCTGCAGTAAGGACCCTTTCTACAGTCAAGACCTTCGCTTTGAAGGGAGCCCAAGAGGGACAAAGGATTCATTGCCAAAGCAGGATGGGTACATCCTGGCAGTTGAGACTGCTGAGGAAAAGCCAAAACAGGAGGTTCCAAAAGGTTCGGAAGCAGCCTCTGATGAGTCCCCAGGTGACATCTCTTTGGTGGACGGTAAGATCAATCATTTGCAGACTGCCCAGAGTTCTCCCTCCTGGAACGGGGAGCCAGAGGGTGCGGCCAGCCCCAGGGAGGAGAGTTGTCCGCTTTCACCCTTTGGGGACAACACTGTTATGGCTGATTCCTTGGAGATCAAGGTCAAGCTGCTGACCGTAGAAGCTATGAGTAACGAAGACTATTATGAAGATGTTCCTTTAAAAGCCTCTACGTTTAACAACGACCTCATAGATTTTGCCTCAACCAGCCAGGCTTTCAAGGAGGTTCCTTGGCCTCATGAGAAAAAACCAGCAGAGGATGAGGTTTTGGAGAATCAGTCTGAGAAACTGGGGAAGAGGAGAAGTAAGTCTGCGCACCAGAGGAAAGGTTCGGATGAGTCCCCGGAGAGGCCCAGTAAGCTTGAACCTCACAAGGACCCCAGGCAAGAAGACCAAAGCCATTCTCTGGCCCCAGGAGAGGCGCCTGCTGATAAGAAGCCGGAGGTGTACGAGAAGCCCAAGCGGAAGTCCACACGCCGCCATCTGGACGAGGACGAAGGGGAGGTTGTGGGGCTGCAGGGGCCGGAAGGGGAGGCGCCCTCTGAGCCGCCGAGCAGCAGCGTCAGCCTGGAGACCCTGCACAGTCGCAGCGAGGTGGGCCTGGACTTCAAGCCCTCCCCGCCGCTGTCCAAGGTCTCCGTCATCCCCCACGAGCTATTCTACTACCCGCACTATGAGGTGCCCCTGGCTGCGGTTCTGGAGGCTTATGCAGAGGGCGCGGAGGACTTGAAAAACGAAGACCTGGATCTTGAGGAGCCGGATGGCTATCTGTGTGATGTGGCGGCCAGGGACGAGGCCGAGGAGGCCGAGGAGGTCGAGGAGACCGAGGAGGCCGAGGAGGCCGAGGAG GCCGAGGTGTCTCAGAGCAGCTGCAGCTTCTCAGGGCTGGGCGAGGATGTCCCCGAGGCCAGTTTCCCCGCAGTGCCATGTCCCACTGGGGGTGTGGAAAACACCAGACTGACCTCAGAACCTGCCGACCTGTCCCCACCAGATGACCACCAGCAAGGGGAGGCCGAAGACAGTTCCCATGTGGAGAACCAGCAG AAGAGTGAGCATTTGAATCATCAGACTCTGGAGAGCATCCTGGGAGGGCTTGAGGTGCAGGAAACAAAG TCCCAGGAATTCGGAAACCAGGGAAACTTAGCGAACTCTTTAGAAGAAAACGTAATGGGAGAAACGATCAGCagtaaaaaaaaggagaaaaggaagcatGTGGACCACGTAGAAAGTTCCATATTTATAGCACCCGGCAGCGTCCGATCCTCAGAGGACCTAGAAGAAGACCCTGGCGACCACAAAGTCCTCTCCAG gACTAGTCACAGTGACTCCAGCATTTACATTCGACGACATACTAACAGGTCTTT
- the CLMN gene encoding calmin isoform X5: protein MLRSQEVAWTTWRRCPGSKRKGSRQLLPGRVERENVQKRTFTRWVNLHLEKCNPPLEVKDLFVDIQDGKILMALLEVLSGRNLLQEYKASSHRIFRLNNIAKALKFLEDSNVKLVSIDAAEIADGNPSLVLGLIWNIILFFQIKELTGNLSRNSPSSSLSPGSGGTDSDSSFPPTPTAERSLAVAVKDQRKAIRTLLAWVQRKTRKYGVAVQDFAGSWRSGMAFLAVIKAIDPSLVDMKQALEDSMRENLEKAFSIAHEALHIPRLLEPEDIMVDTPDEQSIVTYVAQFLEHFPELEAEDFMDSDKEAPIESTFVRIKETPSEQESTVLLLTENGERAYTVNHEASQPPPSKVFVCDKPESEKECFLSGVSSHALSDSSPEFTPQIIDQALQGVPGKASSTNDPPPESSILSSRKDSRRSNSLPIKKTVHFEADTYKDASCSKDPFYSQDLRFEGSPRGTKDSLPKQDGYILAVETAEEKPKQEVPKGSEAASDESPGDISLVDGKINHLQTAQSSPSWNGEPEGAASPREESCPLSPFGDNTVMADSLEIKVKLLTVEAMSNEDYYEDVPLKASTFNNDLIDFASTSQAFKEVPWPHEKKPAEDEVLENQSEKLGKRRSKSAHQRKGSDESPERPSKLEPHKDPRQEDQSHSLAPGEAPADKKPEVYEKPKRKSTRRHLDEDEGEVVGLQGPEGEAPSEPPSSSVSLETLHSRSEVGLDFKPSPPLSKVSVIPHELFYYPHYEVPLAAVLEAYAEGAEDLKNEDLDLEEPDGYLCDVAARDEAEEAEEVEETEEAEEAEEAEVSQSSCSFSGLGEDVPEASFPAVPCPTGGVENTRLTSEPADLSPPDDHQQGEAEDSSHVENQQKSEHLNHQTLESILGGLEVQETKSQEFGNQGNLANSLEENVMGETISSKKKEKRKHVDHVESSIFIAPGSVRSSEDLEEDPGDHKVLSRTSHSDSSIYIRRHTNRSLESRFHLY from the exons TCGAAAGGGAAAATGTGCAGAAGAGGACCTTCACGCGTTGGGTAAACCTGCATCTAGAGAAG TGCAACCCACCTCTAGAAGTTAAAGATTTATTCGTTGATATACAAGATGGCAAAATCCTAATGGCTTTGTTAGAAGTCCTGTCTGGGCGAAATCTG CTGCAGGAGTACAAAGCCTCATCCCACCGCATTTTCCGGTTGAACAACATAGCGAAAGCGCTTAAGTTTTTGGAAGATAGCAAC GTTAAACTGGTTAGCATCGACGCAGCAGAAATAGCAGACGGCAACCCCTCTCTGGTTCTTGGGCTGATATGGAACATAATCCTCTTTTTCCAG ATTAAGGAGCTCACGGGCAATCTCAGCAGAAACTCTCCATCTTCCAGCCTGTCGCCTGGCTCGGGGGGCACAGACTCCGACTCTTCCTTCCCACCCACGCCCACCGCAGAGAGGAGCCTAGCGGTAGCAGTGAAGGATCAGAGGAAGGCCATCAGGACCCTGCTGGCATGGGTGCAGAGGAAGACAAGGAA GTATGGCGTGGCGGTGCAGGACTTTGCCGGCAGCTGGAGAAGCGGGATGGCCTTCCTGGCAGTGATCAAGGCCATCGACCCCAGCCTGGTGGACATGAAGCAGGCCCTGGAAGACTCCATGCGGGAGAACCTGGAGAAGGCTTTCAGCATCGCACATGAGGCCCTCCACATCCCCAGGCTCCTGGAGCCAGAAG ACATCATGGTTGACACGCCAGACGAGCAGTCTATCGTGACTTACGTGGCACAGTTTCTGGAACATTTCCCGGAGCTGGAGGCC GAAGATTTCATGGATTCAGATAAAGAAGCCCCTATCGAATCCACCTTTGTCCGCATCAAAGAAACTCCCTCTGAACAGGAGAGCACAGTGCTCCTTCTGACTGAAAACGGGGAGCGAGCCTACACTGTTAACCATGAAGCCAGCCAACCACCACCCTCCAAAGTCTTTGTCTGTGACAAGCCCGAGAGCGAGAAAGAATGCTTCCTCAGTGGTGTGTCCAGCCATGCACTGTCAGACAGCTCCCCCGAGTTCACGCCCCAGATCATCGACCAGGCCCTCCAAGGGGTCCCAGGTAAGGCCAGCAGCACCAATGACCCACCTCCAGAATCTTCCATTTTATCATCCAGAAAGGACAGCCGGAGGTCCAACTCTTTACCCATCAAGAAAACTGTGCACTTCGAGGCTGACACCTACAAGGATGCTTCCTGCAGTAAGGACCCTTTCTACAGTCAAGACCTTCGCTTTGAAGGGAGCCCAAGAGGGACAAAGGATTCATTGCCAAAGCAGGATGGGTACATCCTGGCAGTTGAGACTGCTGAGGAAAAGCCAAAACAGGAGGTTCCAAAAGGTTCGGAAGCAGCCTCTGATGAGTCCCCAGGTGACATCTCTTTGGTGGACGGTAAGATCAATCATTTGCAGACTGCCCAGAGTTCTCCCTCCTGGAACGGGGAGCCAGAGGGTGCGGCCAGCCCCAGGGAGGAGAGTTGTCCGCTTTCACCCTTTGGGGACAACACTGTTATGGCTGATTCCTTGGAGATCAAGGTCAAGCTGCTGACCGTAGAAGCTATGAGTAACGAAGACTATTATGAAGATGTTCCTTTAAAAGCCTCTACGTTTAACAACGACCTCATAGATTTTGCCTCAACCAGCCAGGCTTTCAAGGAGGTTCCTTGGCCTCATGAGAAAAAACCAGCAGAGGATGAGGTTTTGGAGAATCAGTCTGAGAAACTGGGGAAGAGGAGAAGTAAGTCTGCGCACCAGAGGAAAGGTTCGGATGAGTCCCCGGAGAGGCCCAGTAAGCTTGAACCTCACAAGGACCCCAGGCAAGAAGACCAAAGCCATTCTCTGGCCCCAGGAGAGGCGCCTGCTGATAAGAAGCCGGAGGTGTACGAGAAGCCCAAGCGGAAGTCCACACGCCGCCATCTGGACGAGGACGAAGGGGAGGTTGTGGGGCTGCAGGGGCCGGAAGGGGAGGCGCCCTCTGAGCCGCCGAGCAGCAGCGTCAGCCTGGAGACCCTGCACAGTCGCAGCGAGGTGGGCCTGGACTTCAAGCCCTCCCCGCCGCTGTCCAAGGTCTCCGTCATCCCCCACGAGCTATTCTACTACCCGCACTATGAGGTGCCCCTGGCTGCGGTTCTGGAGGCTTATGCAGAGGGCGCGGAGGACTTGAAAAACGAAGACCTGGATCTTGAGGAGCCGGATGGCTATCTGTGTGATGTGGCGGCCAGGGACGAGGCCGAGGAGGCCGAGGAGGTCGAGGAGACCGAGGAGGCCGAGGAGGCCGAGGAG GCCGAGGTGTCTCAGAGCAGCTGCAGCTTCTCAGGGCTGGGCGAGGATGTCCCCGAGGCCAGTTTCCCCGCAGTGCCATGTCCCACTGGGGGTGTGGAAAACACCAGACTGACCTCAGAACCTGCCGACCTGTCCCCACCAGATGACCACCAGCAAGGGGAGGCCGAAGACAGTTCCCATGTGGAGAACCAGCAG AAGAGTGAGCATTTGAATCATCAGACTCTGGAGAGCATCCTGGGAGGGCTTGAGGTGCAGGAAACAAAG TCCCAGGAATTCGGAAACCAGGGAAACTTAGCGAACTCTTTAGAAGAAAACGTAATGGGAGAAACGATCAGCagtaaaaaaaaggagaaaaggaagcatGTGGACCACGTAGAAAGTTCCATATTTATAGCACCCGGCAGCGTCCGATCCTCAGAGGACCTAGAAGAAGACCCTGGCGACCACAAAGTCCTCTCCAG gACTAGTCACAGTGACTCCAGCATTTACATTCGACGACATACTAACAGGTCTTT